One genomic window of Gossypium hirsutum isolate 1008001.06 chromosome D11, Gossypium_hirsutum_v2.1, whole genome shotgun sequence includes the following:
- the LOC107912098 gene encoding protein MIS12 homolog — MEGSESEAIFDTLNLNPQLFINETLNTVDDLLNDAFDFYLQEASKLLKVEVTDCSQELTKGVNYIRNMIQSSLDKRLAMWEKYCLRHCFTVPEGFSLPKNDELLASSSMIQDALADPDVDAELDSLRNKLTLVGAETDKLNSELKELERQSASSGHCAGLINEALQLYEDTSVQDMFQEMMQTATELRVKMKKLKTRQAGKLEHERAERIHNSLTDYFTVNPKKGLSNAKLDDLHEFLAELKKM; from the exons ATGGAAGGCAGCGAAAGTGAAGCAATTTTCGATACTCTGAACCTAAATCCCCAACTTTTCATCAATGAAACCTTGAACACAGTGGATGATCTCCTCAACGATGCCTTCGATTTCTATCTCCA AGAAGCTTCCAAACTTTTGAAAGTCGAAGTTACCGACTGCTCCCAAGAACTAACCAAG GGAGTTAATTATATTCGCAATATGATTCAATCAAGTTTGGATAAGCGGCTTGCTATGTGGGAGAAGTACTGTCTTCGCCATTGTTTTACGGTTCCTGAAGGTTTTTCTTTGCCCAAAAAT GATGAGTTACTTGCTAGTTCTTCAATGATTCAAGATGCTTTAGCTGATCCAGATGTGGATGCCGAGTTGGACTCGTTAAGGAATAAATTAACATTG GTTGGGGCAGAGACTGATAAACTCAACAGTGAACTCAAAGAATTGGAAAGACAGTCTGCTTCTAGTGGGCATTGTGCTGGACTTATTAATGAGGCATTGCAGTTATATGAAGACACCTCTGTACAGGACATGTTTCAAG AAATGATGCAAACTGCAACTGAACTCCGTGTCAAAATGAAGAAGCTAAAGACCAGACAGGCGGGAAAATTGGAACATGAACGAGCCGAGAGGATACACAATTCACTTACCGATTACTTCACCGTGAACCCCAAGAAGG GCCTTTCGAACGCAAAGTTGGATGATCTTCACGAATTTCTAGCGGAACTGAAGAAGATGTAG